Proteins co-encoded in one Astatotilapia calliptera chromosome 18, fAstCal1.2, whole genome shotgun sequence genomic window:
- the LOC113010547 gene encoding uncharacterized protein LOC113010547, which translates to MDNKPDTEDQQKTSSPRTSVKSYVTRSVASSSNSSCKSSASLAAAKARARAEAVRARSTFVKKETELMVEKAQLRVEEARMEAALATLKQEKEVAAALAEAEVLESAVAELGSKQDLRAADIIGIPPDSTEKRTNDYVECHSRMHSSQLSLPGLESHITSSRPRDFSHAPPLQDNELNPIRTAIDGLSSTPARVKSHTTFEENGMKHPSAQNYPGIYPCSVTPLQEPQPHTHPLRMQAAQPSALNHTGINDFAVYMARRELVTSGMTKFDDRPENYWGWKSTFMNIIEGLKLTCNEELDLLTRWLGPQSSEQVRRIRAVHVNDPAAGLRMAWMRLEENYGSPEIIEKALLDKLERFPKISNRDPLNLRELGDLLRELGSAKLEGCLPGLAYLDTSRGINPIVEKLPYGLQEKWMTQGSAYKLQNQGQFPPFSFFTDFVCKEARTRNDPSFAFSSFGMTTVKPENSPKRYTHSRNHVSSSKTEITSTSAIKPTESASSKLDVDRQCPIHKKPHPLKRCRGFRAKTLDERKTFLRDSGVCFRCCSSTEHVAKDCKTIIHCKECNSDKHVTALHPGPAPWAVKDPEDEHGGEEDEAASPDIISKCTEVCGIANNSRSCSKICLIKVHPRGQPERSIKVYAVLDDQSNRSLARSKFFDLFGLKGSDSPYTLRTCAGVTELSGRRGVGFVAQPLDGRLSIPLPTLIECSHIPDDRSEIPTPDVVKHHPHLKSITHLIPELDPNAQILLLLGRDVLQVHKVRDQRNGPNNAPYAQRLDLGWVVVGDVCLGAAHKPKAVNVYRTNVLENGRHSHFSPCPNHLVVKEKLTTRTGIRPLNSQTLSHFHPLDSLFQNSDDHLLGNKIFERTENDNEVAPSIEDKRFIQLMNNEMFIDDANSWVAPLPFRMPRPRLPNNRGQALTRFTSLCKTLERKPEMRRHFLAFMQNIFDRDHAEPAPALNDGDECWYLPSFGVYHPRKPGQIRVVFDSSAPYLGISLNDVLLTGPDLNNTLLGVLMRFRHEQVAITADIEQMFHSFVVREDHRNFLRFLWFKDNDITKEVVEYRMRVHVFGNRPSPAVATYGLRRAALHGEGEFGEGAKEFIHRNFYVDDALKSLPSATAAISLLKAAQGMLAISNLRLHKIASNCLTVMQAFPSTDHAKDLKNLDLDKDSPPLQRSLGLSWDLVNDTFTFRVAKSEKPFTRRGVLATINSLFDPLGLVAPVTIHGKLLLRQLTRDSSDWDAPLPSEKATEWITWRDSLQDLEQFAISRAYIATSLSTAQRTEIHIFSDASTKAIAAVAYLKVEDVEGKCHVGFIMGKAKLAPLPFHTIPRLELGAAVLAVEIAELLVKELDVSLDSLKFYTDSKVVLGYIYNESRRFYVYVSNRVERIRKFSCPEQWQYVHTDENPADVATRSVHPARLLSTNWLTGPRFLRRSGDIDSGKETSYDLIDPDSDTEVRSHITTVANPHRSMGSHRFERFSMWQPLVRAVASLIHIVQSFRSEKDSNGQDCKGWHHCLKPHKMDTLSQARHTIIGCVQKETYQVEVSCLEKGEVIPKSSPLRKLSPILDDSKLLRVGGRLQHASIETHEKHPLIIPGRSHIATLLVNYYHERVHHQGRVFTEGAIRTAGIWIVGAKKCISRNLHKCVTCNRLRGRPAEQKMANLPPDRLSTEPPFTNVGLDVFGPWNVSTRRTRGGAANSKRWAVLFTCLSVRAVHIELIESMDTSSFINALRRFFAMRGPVKMIRSDCGTNFKGACRELQILLRDETDISRYLSEEGCTWLFNPPHSSHMGGVWERMIGVSRRILDSMLSQISPSHLTHEVLSTLMAEVGAIINARPLAPISSDPDSPFLLTPAMILTQKVCTPLAPPGSFEATDMYRQQWKRVQHLANTFWERWRREYLSTLQNRSKWQNSQPNVKEGDLVLLKDPQVKRNQWPMALVTKAYPDSDGKVRKLELRVTKGGTIKTFFRPVTEVVVLLSI; encoded by the coding sequence ATGGACAATAAGCCAGATACAGAAGATCAACAGAAGACTAGCTCTCCAAGAACATCTGTGAAGTCATATGTGACCAGATCCGTTGCTAGTTCTTCTAACAGCTCCTGCAAGTCTTCTGCCAGCCTAGCAGCTGCTAAAGCACGTGCAAGAGCTGAAGCAGTGCGTGCTCGCTCCACCTTTgtcaaaaaagaaactgaactcATGGTGGAAAAAGCCCAGTTGAGAGTAGAAGAGGCACGCATGGAGGCTGCTCTGGCCACACTGAAGCAAGAGAAAGAAGTTGCAGCGGCTTTAGCTGAGGCGGAGGTTTTGGAATCAGCCGTAGCAGAACTCGGCTCTAAACAAGATCTCAGGGCAGCGGACATCATAGGAATTCCCCCTGACTccacagaaaaaagaacaaatgattATGTTGAGTGTCACTCAAGAATGCACTCTAGTCAGCTGTCGTTGCCCGGCCTTGAGTCCCATATCACCTCCAGTCGGCCACGCGATTTCTCTCATGCGCCACCACTCCAGGACAACGAACTGAATCCCATTCGTACAGCCATTGATGGACTGAGCTCCACTCCAGCTCGTGTCAAGAGTCATACTACCTTTGAAGAAAATGGTATGAAGCATCCATCTGCTCAGAATTACCCTGGGATTTATCCATGTAGTGTCACCCCCCTGCAGGAAcctcaaccacacacacatcctcttAGAATGCAAGCAGCGCAGCCCTCTGCTCTGAACCATACCGGCATTAATGACTTTGCTGTATACATGGCTCGCCGGGAACTTGTGACATCCGGGATGACAAAGTTTGATGATCGTCCAGAGAATTATTGGGGCTGGAAGTCTACCTTCATGAACATCATTGAAGGGCTAAAACTCACCTGCAATGAAGAGCTTGACCTTCTCACTAGATGGTTAGGTCCTCAATCATCTGAGCAAGTCAGGAGAATCAGAGCTGTTCATGTCAATGACCCCGCTGCAGGGCTCAGGATGGCGTGGATGCGACTTGAAGAGAACTACGGGTCTCCTGAAATAATTGAGAAAGCTCTGCTGGACAAACTGGAGAGATTTCCTAAGATCAGCAACAGGGACCCTCTCAACCTGAGAGAGCTTGGTGACTTGTTAAGGGAGTTGGGGTCAGCAAAGTTAGAAGGTTGTTTGCCTGGGCTCGCCTATCTGGATACCTCTCGCGGCATTAACCCAATAGTGGAGAAACTGCCGTATGGCCTTCAAGAAAAATGGATGACACAAGGCAGTGCGTACAAGCTGCAAAACCAAGGCCAGTTTCCACCATTCTCATTCTTCACTGACTTTGTCTGCAAAGAAGCCCGCACTCGTAATGATCCAAGTTTTGCATTTAGCTCATTTGGGATGACGACAGTGAAACCAGAAAACTCACCTAAAAGGTACACGCATTCCAGGAACCACGTCTCATCCAGCAAAACAGAGATTACATCAACATCTGCCATCAAGCCCACAGAGTCAGCTAGCAGTAAGTTGGATGTGGACAGACAGTGTCCGAttcacaaaaaaccccaccctcTCAAGCGGTGTAGGGGCTTCCGAGCTAAGACACTGGATGAACGCAAAACGTTCCTGCGAGATAGTGGAGTTTGTTTCAGATGCTGCTCCTCAACTGAACACGTTGCTAAAGACTGCAAAACAATTATTCACTGTAAAGAGTGTAACAGTGACAAGCACGTCACAGCACTTCATCCAGGACCAGCTCCATGGGCTGTCAAAGACCCTGAGGATGAGCATGGCGGGGAGGAAGATGAAGCGGCTTCTCCTGACATAATCTCCAAATGCACAGAAGTGTGTGGAATTGCCAATAACTCCCGCTCTTGCTCTAAAATCTGTCTCATAAAAGTGCATCCTAGAGGACAACCAGAAAGATCTATAAAAGTCTATGCCGTACTTGATGACCAGAGCAATAGGTCTCTTGCTCGGTCCAAATTCTTCGACCTGTTTGGCCTCAAGGGTAGCGATTCTCCCTACACGCTGCGCACATGTGCGGGAGTCACTGAGTTATCTGGCCGAAGAGGAGTTGGATTTGTTGCTCAGCCATTGGATGGACGTCTCAGCATTCCTCTTCCCACACTTATTGAGTGTAGCCATATCCCAGATGATAGATCGGAGATACCTACTCCTGATGTAGTCAAACACCACCCACACCTAAAGTCTATCACTCATCTCATCCCTGAACTTGATCCAAATGCGCAAATTCTCCTTCTGCTGGGTCGGGATGTGTTACAAGTCCATAAAGTGAGAGACCAACGCAACGGGCCCAATAATGCACCCTATGCCCAAAGACTGGACCTTGGCTGGGTCGTAGTTGGAGACGTCTGTTTGGGTGCAGCTCACAAGCCGAAAGCAGTTAATGTCTACCGGACTAACGTTCTGGAGAATGGGCGTCACTCTCATTTCAGTCCATGTCCCAACCACCTAGTTGTGAAAGAGAAGCTTACAACAAGGACAGGCATAAGACCTCTCAACTCTCAAACCCTGTCACACTTTCATCCTCTGGACAGCCTGTTTCAGAACTCTGATGATCATTTACTTGGCAACAAAATCTTCGAAAGAACAGAGAATGACAATGAAGTTGCCCCATCTATTGAGGACAAACGGTTCATTCAGTTGATGAATAATGAGATGTTCATAGATGATGCTAACAGTTGGGTAGCTCCCCTTCCCTTTCGCATGCCAAGACCACGGCTGCCTAACAACAGAGGACAAGCTCTGACTCGTTTCACCAGTCTCTGCAAAACTCtagaaaggaaacctgagatGAGGAGACATTTTCTGGCTTTCATGCAGAATATCTTTGATCGAGATCATGCTGAACCAGCTCCAGCACTCAACGATGGAGATGAATGCTGGTACCTTCCCAGTTTTGGCGTCTATCATCCACGCAAGCCTGGCCAGATCCGAGTTGTGTTTGATTCAAGCGCTCCTTATCTTGGCATCTCCTTGAACGATGTGCTGTTGACAGGGCCAGACTTAAATAACACTCTGCTGGGAGTCCTAATGCGGTTTAGGCATGAACAGGTAGCCATCACAGCAGATATtgagcagatgtttcacagCTTTGTTGTCAGGGAAGACCACAGGAACTTCCTCAGATTTCTGTGGTTTAAAGACAATGACATCACGAAGGAAGTTGTGGAATATCGTATGAGAGTCCATGTGTTTGGCAACCGCCCCTCTCCAGCTGTGGCTACTTATGGGCTTCGGAGAGCAGCTTTACATGGAGAGGGCGAGTTTGGGGAGGGGGCAAAGGAGTTCATACACAGGAACTTCTACGTTGATGATGCACTCAAGTCACTGCCATCTGCAACAGCAGCTATCAGTCTTCTCAAGGCAGCCCAAGGCATGCTTGCCATCTCCAACTTGAGACTTCATAAAATAGCATCCAATTGCCTAACTGTCATGCAGGCTTTCCCATCAACAGATCAtgcaaaagacttgaaaaaTCTCGACCTGGACAAAGATTCACCTCCTTTGCAGAGAAGTCTTGGATTAAGCTGGGACCTTGTGAATGACACTTTTACATTCCGTGTTGCCAAGAGCGAGAAGCCATTCACCCGAAGAGGAGTTCTTGCAACTATCAATAGTTTGTTTGATCCACTTGGTCTCGTAGCTCCCGTTACTATTCATGGAAAGCTCTTGTTGCGGCAGCTCACTCGTGACAGTAGTGACTGGGATGCTCCCCTCCCGTCTGAAAAGGCAACAGAGTGGATTACCTGGAGGGATTCACTGCAGGATTTGGAACAGTTTGCAATCTCCCGAGCCTACATTGCTACGTCCCTGTCCACTGCACAACGTACAGAGATCCATATCTTCTCGGATGCTTCCACCAAAGCCATTGCGGCTGTGGCATATCTCAAAGTGGAAGATGTGGAAGGTAAATGTCATGTAGGTTTCATAATGGGGAAAGCCAAGTTAGCCCCCCTACCATTCCACACTATTCCCAGGCTGGAATTAGGTGCTGCTGTTCTGGCAGTGGAAATTGCTGAGCTGCTTGTGAAAGAGCTGGACGTTAGTCTTGATAGTCTGAAGTTCTATACTGACAGCAAGGTGGTGCTGGGGTATATTTACAATGAAAGCAGGAGATTTTATGTGTATGTCAGCAACAGAGTGGAACGGATAAGGAAGTTCTCATGCCCTGAACAATGGCAATATGTCCACACTGATGAAAACCCTGCAGATGTTGCCACCAGGTCAGTGCATCCAGCTCGTCTCTTAAGCACCAACTGGCTTACAGGTCCACGTTTTCTGAGACGTTCTGGGGACATAGACTCAGGTAAAGAAACATCCTATGACCTCATTGATCCAGACTCTGATACAGAGGTCAGAAGCCACATTACTACTGTTGCAAACCCCCATAGGAGTATGGGGTCGCATCGATTTGAAAGATTTTCCATGTGGCAACCCCTTGTCAGAGCTGTGGCCTCCCTAATCCACATCGTCCAATCCTTCAGGTCTGAGAAGGATAGCAATGGGCAAGACTGCAAAGGTTGGCATCACTGTTTGAAGCCACACAAAATGGATACACTGTCGCAAGCAAGGCATACCATTATTGGATGTGTACAAAAGGAGACATACCAAGTGGAAGTGTCTTGTTTGGAGAAAGGCGAAGTAATTCCCAAAAGCAGTCCTCTGAGGAAGCTCAGCCCAATTCTTGATGATAGCAAACTTTTAAGAGTTGGTGGGCGGCTCCAGCATGCTTCAATCGAGACACATGAAAAGCATCCTCTCATCATTCCTGGCCGCAGCCACATAGCTACTCTACTTGTAAACTACTACCATGAGCGGGTTCACCATCAAGGCAGAGTTTTTACTGAGGGAGCTATCCGCACGGCTGGCATCTGGATTGTAGGGGCAAAGAAATGTATCTCCAGAAACCTGCACAAGTGTGTTACATGCAACAGACTTCGTGGTAGACCCGCAGAGCAAAAGATGGCAAATCTTCCACCTGATCGTCTTAGCACTGAACCTCCATTTACAAATGTGGGCCTGGATGTATTCGGTCCCTGGAATGTCTCCACCCGTCGCACCCGAGGTGGTGCCGCAAACTCTAAAAGGTGGGCAGTACTCTTCACGTGTTTAAGTGTTCGTGCTGTACATATCGAGCTCATAGAGTCAATGGACACATCGAGCTTCATTAATGCTCTACGGCGGTTCTTTGCTATGCGTGGTCCTGTGAAGATGATCCGCTCTGACTGTGGCACAAACTTTAAGGGGGCTTGCAGAGAACTTCAAATTCTCCTACGGGATGAAACCGATATCTCAAGGTACCTCAGTGAGGAAGGATGCACATGGCTGTTCAACCCACCTCATTCTTCCCATATGGGAGGAGTATGGGAAAGAATGATTGGGGTTTCGAGACGGATTCTTGACTCTATGCTTTCTCAGATCAGTCCCTCGCATCTCACTCATGAAGTGCTTTCGACCCTTATGGCTGAGGTAGGAGCGATAATAAATGCAAGGCCTCTTGCTCCCATCTCAAGTGATCCAGATTCACCGTTTCTTCTGACTCCAGCAATGATCTTGACACAGAAGGTCTGCACCCCTCTTGCTCCTCCAGGATCATTTGAAGCTACAGATATGTATCGTCAGCAGTGGAAACGTGTTCAGCACTTGGCTAATACATTTTGGGAGAGATGGAGGCGAGAATATCTCTCTACTCTTCAAAATCGAAGCAAGTGGCAAAATAGTCAGCCCAATGTCAAGGAAGGGGACTTGGTGTTGCTCAAAGACCCTCAGGTAAAAAGAAATCAGTGGCCAATGGCTCTTGTCACCAAGGCTTACCCAGACAGCGATGGAAAGGTCAGGAAACTCGAACTGAGGGTCACGAAAGGAGGTACCATTAAGACCTTCTTTAGACCAGTAACCGAAGTAGTGGTACTTTTGTCTATCTGA